Within Methyloversatilis discipulorum, the genomic segment GCTTCGTGATGGCCGACGCCCGCGTGCAGCCGGTCACCATCCGCGTGCCGGGCATCCTGATCGCCACCGGCATCGACGAACCGGCCGCTTTCGATGCCGCGATCAAGGCTGGTTACGGCGGCGCCGCCGGCTGGTTCTTCAAGGCTGGGCAGACCACGGCGAAGAAGCTCGCCCCGGCGCACGCACAGATCGTGCGCGTGCTGAATCTGGTCCGTCGCAACGCCGACCCGAAGCAGATCGAGGACGCGATGAAGCAGGACGTGGCGCTGTCCTTCAAGCTGCTGCGCTACATCAATTCGGCCGGTTTCGGCCTGATGTGCCAGGTGCAGTCCTTCCGCCACGCCGTGGTCATCCTCGGCTACGAAAAGCTGAACAAGTGGCTGTCGCTGCTGCTGGTGACCGCCGGCAAGGACCCGTCGGCGCCAGCGCTGATGCAGGCGGCGATCGCCCGCGGCCGGCTGATGGAGGTGCTCGGCGCCGAGTTCTTCCCGCGCGAGGAACACGACAACCTGTTCATCACCGGCGCCTTCTCGCTGCTCGACCGCCTGCTCGGCGCGCCGATGGACAAGGTGCTGGAAGAAATGTCGCTGCCGGACCGCATCAGCGACGCCCTGCTCGGCCAGGACGGCGCCTATACGCCCTTCCTGAAACTGGCCCGCGCCTGCGAAGACGCTTCGGCCGACGCGCTGTCGGAACTGACGCACGC encodes:
- a CDS encoding EAL and HDOD domain-containing protein — its product is MDQDVFFTREPVVNKQRAITATRLRVHAPDCAAAVAALESIGDDWPLARPVFVGLAGCRPDATLADWIAPEGAMLEVAAPSLSDPVTAAAVSQLAQSGLPLVLSDYKAGTEIPAGLAFRFVMADARVQPVTIRVPGILIATGIDEPAAFDAAIKAGYGGAAGWFFKAGQTTAKKLAPAHAQIVRVLNLVRRNADPKQIEDAMKQDVALSFKLLRYINSAGFGLMCQVQSFRHAVVILGYEKLNKWLSLLLVTAGKDPSAPALMQAAIARGRLMEVLGAEFFPREEHDNLFITGAFSLLDRLLGAPMDKVLEEMSLPDRISDALLGQDGAYTPFLKLARACEDASADALSELTHALGLSADAVNRAQLSALKFADTLEF